One part of the Methanomassiliicoccales archaeon genome encodes these proteins:
- a CDS encoding methyltransferase MtaB domain-containing protein: NESVEYHPEFGGSSVQCWLGVIGYEAALMNTSKQLKQDKVLRDLYAACDSYRSPEGFCLRYDNAYKIGEAIVAEGESTYLRSRAAGIKAAELISESAKTKNGLKLSKHESDMLNKVLTDLKALPDEEAKFVDQCMKAYKDVQAFNPKNYDL; encoded by the coding sequence CAACGAGTCGGTTGAATACCACCCGGAGTTCGGTGGCTCATCCGTCCAGTGCTGGCTCGGAGTCATAGGGTACGAAGCGGCCTTGATGAACACCTCGAAGCAGCTGAAGCAGGACAAGGTCCTCAGGGACTTGTACGCCGCTTGTGACTCATACAGGAGCCCAGAAGGCTTCTGCCTGAGGTATGACAACGCCTACAAGATCGGTGAGGCAATTGTCGCAGAGGGAGAAAGCACCTACCTGAGATCAAGGGCAGCCGGTATCAAGGCAGCCGAGTTGATTTCGGAGTCCGCCAAGACCAAGAACGGCCTGAAGCTCTCGAAGCACGAGAGCGACATGCTGAACAAGGTCCTGACCGACTTGAAGGCCCTGCCGGACGAGGAAGCAAAGTTCGTCGACCAGTGCATGAAGGCCTACAAGGACGTCCAGGCGTTCAACCCGAAGAACTACGATCTATAA
- a CDS encoding methylamine methyltransferase corrinoid protein reductive activase, translating into MYGISIDVGTSGTRVHALDLDKQEIISTAMTVRHPVPGANVMDHLTYCIEVDQNLANELMIETINSLIKLLEIDLRKVERLAVCGNPIQLSIFQNMELRDLAFVGERSLKSKGVTPQKRDARIMSSEALGIELGGPDAQVYVPPSIAHEIGADALAMMFKTGLLDRKEPCLVTDYGTNAEMALKVGDEIYTGSAAAGPAMEGQAIHFGMLASPGAISDIDYEGHWRCKVLDDTLMPVDGDKVDPTTGDVVEQGNMHGKSRGVTGTGVIAAIATGLDTGLIKAPHILTDDGKLHLQDGVYIDDHDFQEAAKAFGAMRAGHFTLLEKAGITFDDLDSMYMSGASGTYVDALKAQRVGLIPPTPKNIYQVGNTSLAMATDIVKDPNLMETLQEMAHSIRSNHIMFATDKVFETLYIQELALWQEGMPLSSYNFFIQSMGIQPLPEKFREANVYKIVQRDIPVLGTKGLKILTDIGTKLKGTFDGCISCMKCVENCPEKALTVEKNASGEPEITVASDLCNGTACLRCERGCPEKVFRFKGLQSTRKAKK; encoded by the coding sequence ATGTACGGAATATCAATAGATGTTGGCACAAGCGGAACAAGAGTGCATGCATTGGATCTGGACAAGCAAGAGATCATCTCGACGGCTATGACCGTCAGGCATCCGGTCCCAGGGGCGAATGTGATGGACCATCTGACCTACTGCATAGAAGTGGACCAGAACCTCGCAAATGAATTGATGATCGAGACGATCAACAGCCTAATCAAACTGCTTGAGATCGACCTGAGGAAGGTCGAAAGGCTGGCTGTGTGCGGCAACCCCATTCAGCTTTCGATATTCCAGAACATGGAGCTCCGAGACCTGGCATTCGTGGGAGAGAGGTCGCTCAAATCCAAAGGCGTGACCCCTCAGAAGCGTGACGCCAGGATCATGTCCTCGGAAGCGCTCGGTATCGAACTGGGAGGGCCCGACGCACAAGTCTACGTTCCCCCTTCGATCGCCCACGAGATAGGCGCGGATGCTCTCGCCATGATGTTCAAGACCGGGCTGCTTGATCGCAAGGAGCCGTGCCTGGTCACCGACTACGGAACCAACGCCGAGATGGCGCTCAAAGTCGGCGATGAGATATACACTGGTTCCGCTGCTGCCGGTCCGGCCATGGAAGGACAGGCCATCCATTTCGGTATGTTGGCATCACCTGGTGCAATTTCCGATATCGACTATGAAGGTCACTGGCGCTGCAAGGTTTTGGACGATACGCTCATGCCGGTCGATGGGGACAAGGTCGACCCGACCACGGGAGACGTGGTCGAACAGGGTAACATGCACGGAAAATCGAGGGGGGTCACTGGTACCGGAGTGATCGCGGCTATCGCCACTGGATTGGACACTGGCCTGATAAAGGCGCCCCACATCCTGACTGATGATGGCAAGCTGCACCTTCAGGATGGGGTATACATTGACGACCATGACTTCCAAGAGGCGGCAAAGGCGTTCGGCGCCATGAGGGCAGGTCACTTCACCCTGCTGGAGAAGGCAGGGATCACATTCGACGATTTGGACAGCATGTACATGAGCGGAGCATCGGGAACGTACGTGGATGCTCTCAAAGCCCAGAGAGTGGGCTTGATCCCGCCCACCCCGAAGAACATCTACCAGGTAGGCAACACCTCGCTGGCGATGGCTACGGATATCGTCAAGGACCCGAACCTGATGGAAACGCTCCAGGAAATGGCCCACAGCATCCGTTCCAACCACATCATGTTCGCCACCGACAAAGTGTTCGAGACGCTCTATATCCAGGAGCTTGCCCTTTGGCAGGAAGGAATGCCGCTCTCGTCATACAACTTCTTCATACAGAGCATGGGCATCCAGCCTTTACCAGAGAAGTTCCGTGAGGCGAATGTGTACAAGATCGTTCAGCGTGACATACCGGTTCTGGGCACCAAGGGATTGAAGATCCTCACTGACATCGGGACCAAGCTCAAAGGCACCTTCGACGGTTGCATATCGTGCATGAAGTGCGTTGAGAATTGCCCGGAGAAAGCATTGACGGTCGAAAAGAATGCGAGCGGAGAACCGGAGATAACGGTGGCTTCCGATCTGTGCAACGGTACGGCCTGTCTGCGCTGCGAACGCGGATGCCCTGAAAAGGTATTCAGGTTCAAGGGCCTCCAGAGCACGAGGAAAGCAAAGAAATGA
- a CDS encoding GTP-binding protein, giving the protein MMVCLISGFLGSGKTTLLIKLAKRLGEKKKRVAVVVNELGEVGVDGAVIDAYGLRSVELTEGCICCSLSGSLMYTLQTIAKEYQPDVIFIEPTGVALPNKINDIVRRSMIHADKSYGMVIVDAFRAQKIYRECELFFRRQIEGEDMIVINKIELVNEATLQEVTDLVSSLNSKGQIMNISAKEERGLDDIADTIAKEATL; this is encoded by the coding sequence ATGATGGTCTGTCTGATATCGGGCTTCCTGGGCAGCGGGAAGACCACCCTGCTAATCAAGCTCGCGAAGAGATTGGGAGAAAAGAAGAAACGAGTGGCGGTCGTGGTCAACGAGCTCGGGGAGGTCGGTGTGGACGGAGCGGTCATCGATGCCTATGGGCTCAGAAGCGTTGAGCTGACCGAGGGCTGCATATGCTGCTCCCTTTCGGGCAGCCTTATGTACACGCTGCAGACCATTGCCAAGGAGTACCAGCCCGACGTGATCTTCATCGAGCCGACCGGCGTTGCCCTGCCGAACAAGATCAATGACATAGTGCGTAGGTCAATGATACACGCCGACAAGAGCTATGGCATGGTCATCGTTGATGCTTTCAGGGCCCAAAAGATATACAGAGAGTGCGAGCTCTTCTTCCGCAGGCAGATCGAGGGCGAAGACATGATCGTTATCAACAAGATAGAGCTGGTCAATGAGGCCACGCTGCAAGAGGTAACTGACCTGGTCTCATCCCTCAACTCGAAGGGACAGATCATGAACATCTCCGCGAAAGAGGAGAGAGGTCTTGACGATATCGCAGACACGATCGCCAAGGAGGCTACGCTGTGA
- a CDS encoding MBL fold metallo-hydrolase, giving the protein MTTLTFLGTGGGRFATIYQVRATGGIYVKDVAKVHIDPGPTALYNMSRLHLDPAKTDALLISHCHPDHYSDAEVLVEGMTRGGLKKRGLVVGSKSVLDGYEGHGPAISNYHRSIPEKVLSVKGGDQFNIGAMEVKVTTTRHSDPSGVGFVLGTQNGAVSYMSDTEFDYEVIRQHAGSRIIILCLTRPLKSRVSNHICTEDALEIAQMLRPQMIILTHFGAKLVHEGADRQATFIEENSGVRTVAAEDLMNIHVGKVIRVSKNGEQMEPELDEGKIDSNVDL; this is encoded by the coding sequence ATGACTACCTTGACGTTCCTGGGCACCGGCGGAGGAAGGTTCGCCACGATCTACCAGGTGCGAGCCACAGGTGGTATCTATGTCAAGGATGTGGCAAAGGTCCACATAGATCCTGGACCGACCGCACTCTACAATATGAGCAGATTGCACCTGGACCCCGCCAAGACCGATGCTCTTCTTATATCGCATTGTCACCCAGACCACTATTCTGATGCCGAGGTCCTGGTCGAGGGGATGACGCGAGGAGGATTGAAAAAGAGAGGTCTGGTCGTGGGTTCGAAAAGCGTGCTCGATGGATATGAGGGCCACGGTCCGGCAATTTCCAATTATCACCGCTCCATCCCGGAGAAGGTGCTATCGGTAAAGGGCGGAGACCAGTTCAACATCGGTGCCATGGAGGTCAAGGTTACCACCACCAGGCACAGCGATCCATCGGGCGTGGGATTTGTCCTAGGGACACAGAACGGAGCCGTCTCCTACATGAGCGACACCGAGTTTGATTATGAGGTGATAAGGCAACACGCCGGTTCGCGCATAATCATCCTGTGTTTGACCCGCCCGCTCAAGTCACGTGTTTCCAACCACATCTGCACGGAAGATGCGCTGGAGATCGCCCAGATGCTGCGCCCGCAGATGATAATACTTACTCACTTCGGAGCCAAGCTGGTGCACGAGGGGGCAGATCGGCAGGCGACGTTCATCGAGGAAAACTCCGGCGTACGAACGGTCGCGGCCGAGGACCTGATGAACATACACGTAGGTAAGGTCATCCGGGTCTCGAAGAATGGCGAACAGATGGAACCGGAACTGGATGAGGGGAAGATCGACAGCAACGTCGATCTATGA
- a CDS encoding amidohydrolase family protein, with protein MSTLIKNAHIVTQNAKREILKGDILIDGGKIVAIGTVKDSADQEIEANGDVVIPGLINTHSHVAMATMRAVADDVTFPNFLDRVFALDSKRTEKDIRSGAALGCLEMIRSGTTSFVDLYYSEDVIGKVVEQAGLRGLLCWAVLDVEYTTQKGVPLDNCKRFCEQFKDSKRVIPGIGLQGVYVCSTETFVSSNEYSKSSGRRMTFHLSETRKEVYDQKKKEGLRPAEYLAKIGVLSERCIAAHSAWLTINEVKILGREKVSVSTCPVSNMKLATGGVAPIPEMLQNDVNVSIGTDGCTTNNGLDMFGEMKTLSLLQKASRWDPTVLPSQQVLDFATLGGAKALGLSDMIGSIEIGKRADLVIMDGRSPSLRPMLPNNIVSNLVYSAGRGDVKTVLCDGEIVMKDRVVKSIDEERVLEESEGAIRTLLT; from the coding sequence ATGTCGACGTTGATCAAGAATGCGCATATAGTGACCCAGAACGCGAAACGTGAGATCCTGAAAGGGGACATTCTTATCGACGGAGGGAAGATCGTAGCCATCGGAACAGTAAAAGATTCCGCTGACCAGGAGATCGAGGCGAACGGTGACGTTGTCATCCCCGGCCTGATCAACACCCATTCCCATGTCGCTATGGCGACAATGAGGGCTGTTGCCGACGATGTCACATTCCCGAACTTTCTTGACCGCGTGTTTGCGTTGGACTCGAAACGCACGGAAAAAGACATCAGGAGCGGGGCAGCCCTGGGATGCCTGGAGATGATCAGGTCAGGCACCACATCGTTCGTAGACCTTTACTATTCCGAGGACGTGATCGGCAAGGTGGTGGAGCAGGCCGGTCTACGAGGGCTGCTCTGCTGGGCAGTCCTGGACGTCGAATACACAACCCAGAAGGGCGTTCCTCTTGACAACTGCAAGAGGTTCTGTGAACAGTTCAAGGACAGCAAGAGAGTGATTCCAGGTATCGGACTGCAAGGAGTCTATGTGTGTTCCACCGAGACCTTCGTATCTTCGAATGAATATTCCAAGAGTTCTGGCAGGCGCATGACCTTCCATCTCTCGGAGACGCGAAAGGAGGTCTATGACCAAAAGAAGAAGGAGGGTCTGCGCCCGGCTGAATATCTGGCCAAGATCGGCGTGCTCAGTGAAAGGTGCATTGCCGCGCATTCGGCGTGGCTGACAATAAACGAGGTCAAGATACTGGGGAGGGAGAAGGTGTCCGTTTCCACCTGCCCCGTCTCCAACATGAAGCTCGCGACCGGGGGTGTCGCTCCGATCCCGGAGATGTTGCAGAACGATGTCAACGTGTCGATCGGCACCGATGGCTGCACTACTAACAACGGATTGGACATGTTTGGGGAAATGAAGACGCTCTCGCTGCTGCAGAAAGCCTCTCGATGGGACCCGACAGTGTTGCCTTCCCAGCAAGTACTGGATTTTGCCACGCTCGGTGGGGCGAAGGCACTCGGCCTTTCCGACATGATCGGTTCAATAGAGATCGGTAAGCGGGCCGACCTGGTCATCATGGATGGTAGGTCGCCTAGCCTCAGGCCGATGCTACCGAACAATATCGTTTCGAATCTGGTCTATTCCGCTGGCAGGGGAGACGTAAAAACAGTCCTCTGCGATGGAGAGATCGTGATGAAGGACCGAGTGGTTAAGAGCATCGACGAGGAAAGGGTCCTGGAGGAATCGGAAGGGGCGATCAGGACCCTTCTTACCTAG
- a CDS encoding ribbon-helix-helix domain-containing protein — MEEADLEKVTLRLPARYIRALDFLVEVDDFPSRSEAIRAAIRDFVYARVDLVSDKLKKMEEAEKTLAEMERFEEKYLKK; from the coding sequence TTGGAGGAAGCAGATCTAGAAAAGGTGACTCTTCGACTTCCGGCCAGATATATCCGTGCGTTGGACTTTCTGGTTGAGGTCGATGATTTTCCATCTAGGTCCGAGGCCATAAGGGCTGCCATCAGAGACTTCGTCTATGCCAGGGTTGACCTGGTTTCGGACAAGTTGAAGAAGATGGAAGAGGCCGAAAAAACACTTGCCGAAATGGAAAGGTTTGAGGAGAAATACCTAAAGAAGTAG